A genomic stretch from Echeneis naucrates chromosome 6, fEcheNa1.1, whole genome shotgun sequence includes:
- the gdf6a gene encoding growth/differentiation factor 6-A has product MDASRVVTLYLGLLLVFLGNIPRFQSAAIISSSAPRRNRGAGIPHQDGQRSSKFLKDIFASSHPVTVGHRKEDPKDAIVPHEYMLSIYRTYSAAEKLGLNASFFRSSKSANTITSFVDRGTDDLLHSPLRRQKYLFDVSTLSDKEELVGAELRIFRRGPGDLQTSLQTSGLYDIQLYPCRSDRLLDSRSLDPLDSTKVGWEVLDVWEMFKAHQHHYHQPHQLCFQLRVTLGKSDTEVDLRQLGLDRSGRSQQEKAILVAYTRSRKRENLFNEMKEKIKSRRAVGEKEEAAGKSAEEEGVSPRGVKGEGPRRRRRTALSNRHGKRHGKKSKSRCSKKALHVNFKELGWDDWIIAPLDYEAYHCEGVCDFPLRSHLEPTNHAIIQTLMNSMDPNSTPPSCCVPTKLSPISILYIDSGNNVVYKQYEDMVVEQCGCR; this is encoded by the exons ATGGACGCATCTCGAGTGGTAACGCTATATCTGGGCCTGCTCCTTGTTTTCCTTGGGAATATACCGCGTTTCCAGTCTGCTGCTATCATCTCTTCCTCCGCGCCGAGGAGGAACAGGGGAGCCGGGATCCCTCATCAGGACGGACAAAGGTCATCCAAATTCTTAAAAGACATCTTCGCGTCTTCGCATCCAGTCACGGTGGGCCACCGCAAAGAAGACCCAAAGGACGCTATTGTGCCTCACGAATACATGCTCTCTATATACAGGACGTACTCGGCTGCAGAGAAGCTCGGACTAAACGCCAGCTTTTTCCGCTCCTCTAAATCTGCCAACACCATAACAAGCTTTGTGGACAGAGGAACAG ACGATCTTTTGCACTCTCCTCTGCGAAGACAAAAGTATCTGTTTGATGTCTCAACCCTTTCAGACAAAGAGGAGCTGGTCGGGGCGGAATTAAGGATATTCAGGAGAGGGCCCGGGGATTTGCAGACTTCCCTGCAGACGTCGGGCCTCTACGATATCCAGCTCTACCCCTGCCGCTCGGACAGGCTGCTGGACTCCAGGTCTCTGGACCCGCTCGACTCCACCAAAGTGGGCTGGGAGGTTTTGGACGTTTGGGAAATGTTCAAAGCGCACCAGCATCATTATCACCAACCTCATC AGCTCTGCTTCCAGCTGAGGGTCACTCTGGGCAAATCAGACACCGAGGTGGACCTGAGGCAGCTGGGCCTGGACAGGAGCGGCCGGTCCCAGCAGGAAAAGGCCATCCTGGTGGCTTACACCCGCTCCAGGAAGAGGGAGAACCTGTTCAACgagatgaaggagaagatcAAGTCGCGGAGGGCGGTGGGCGAGAAGGAGGAGGCGGCGGGGAAGTCCGCCGAGGAGGAGGGGGTGTCGCCGAGGGGGGTGAAAGGAGAGGGGCccaggaggcggaggaggaccGCGCTGAGCAACCGGCACGGGAAGAGGCACGGGAAGAAATCCAAATCCAGGTGCAGCAAAAAGGCGCTGCATGTGAACTTCAAAGAACTGGGCTGGGACGACTGGATCATCGCACCCCTGGATTACGAGGCGTACCACTGCGAGGGGGTGTGCGACTTCCCCCTGAGGTCGCACCTCGAGCCGACCAACCACGCCATCATACAGACGCTCATGAACTCCATGGACCCCAACAGCACCCCGCCCAGCTGCTGCGTCCCCACCAAGCTCAGCCCCATCAGCATCCTCTACATTGACTCGGGAAACAACGTGGTGTACAAACAGTATGAGGACATGGTGGTGGAGCAGTGCGGGTGCAGGTAG